One genomic window of Peteryoungia desertarenae includes the following:
- a CDS encoding ornithine cyclodeaminase has product MTAPAPSEKALVPFVSVDNMMRLVHHIGLERLLFELTDVIEADFCRWEAFDKTPRIASHSRDGVIELMPTSDGEIYSFKYVNGHPKNLALGFQTVTAFGLLAEVSTGYPVLLTEMTLLTALRTAATSALAARHLAPKGSHTMALIGNGAQAEFQALAMKAVLGLETVRLFDIDQRATEKVLRNLAGSGLDVIACNSAETAIEGAQIITTCTADKQYATILTDNMIGSGVHINAIGGDCPGKTELHRDILLRADTFVEYPPQTRVEGEIQQMDPNYPVTELWQVIAGLADGRREAGQITLFDSVGFAIEDFSALRYVRSRVRETGLFQEIDLIADPDDPRDLFGMLQRSNTLKDCA; this is encoded by the coding sequence ATGACAGCCCCTGCTCCGTCCGAGAAAGCACTCGTTCCCTTCGTCAGCGTCGACAACATGATGCGGCTCGTCCATCATATCGGGCTCGAACGGCTGCTTTTCGAACTGACCGACGTGATTGAAGCCGACTTCTGCCGCTGGGAAGCCTTCGACAAGACACCGCGGATCGCCTCGCATTCGAGAGATGGTGTCATTGAACTCATGCCGACCTCGGATGGCGAAATCTATTCCTTCAAATATGTGAACGGCCATCCGAAGAACTTGGCGCTTGGCTTCCAGACGGTGACGGCCTTCGGGCTCCTGGCCGAGGTCTCGACCGGCTATCCGGTGCTCCTGACCGAGATGACCCTGCTGACAGCCCTTCGGACCGCTGCAACCTCCGCTCTGGCTGCCCGCCATCTGGCCCCGAAAGGCTCTCACACCATGGCCTTGATCGGCAATGGCGCCCAGGCCGAATTCCAGGCGCTTGCGATGAAGGCGGTTCTCGGCCTCGAAACCGTCAGGCTTTTCGACATCGACCAGCGCGCAACCGAGAAAGTCCTTCGCAATCTCGCCGGCTCGGGGCTTGACGTCATTGCCTGCAACAGTGCCGAAACGGCCATCGAAGGTGCCCAGATCATCACGACGTGTACGGCTGACAAACAATATGCCACGATCCTGACCGACAACATGATCGGTTCGGGCGTGCACATCAACGCCATCGGGGGAGACTGCCCCGGCAAGACCGAATTGCACCGGGACATTTTGCTGCGTGCCGACACATTCGTCGAATACCCGCCGCAAACCCGCGTCGAAGGCGAAATCCAGCAGATGGATCCAAATTATCCCGTAACGGAGCTCTGGCAGGTGATTGCCGGTCTTGCTGACGGGCGCCGGGAGGCAGGCCAGATCACCCTCTTCGACAGCGTTGGCTTTGCGATCGAAGATTTTTCCGCACTTCGCTATGTGCGCTCGCGTGTTCGCGAGACAGGCTTGTTTCAGGAAATCGACCTGATTGCCGACCCGGACGATCCGCGTGATCTCTTCGGCATGCTTCAGCGCTCGAACACGTTGAAAGACTGTGCCTAG
- a CDS encoding TRAP transporter large permease, which translates to MAYTILFGSFAFMMVLGMPIAFCLGIASLLTVLYIGIPPIVVFQQMNSGMNVFAMMAIPFFIFAGDLMVRGGIAHRLIRFAAGFVGHMRGGLGQVNIISSTLFGGISGSAVADASAIGGLMVPQMAARGYDRGYAVNVTISSALIALMIPPSHNMILYSISAGGTVSVADLFTAGIIPGLLLTIALMVTAYVVARKRGYPSEPFPGFRMLSLFFLASLPGLLLIAIIFGGVRSGVFTATESSCIAVIYALFVALLVYRELDWSGFVEAVLGAVKTTSLVLLVIGTAASFAWLMSFLQVQNTLIQLVKSISDNPTLVLLLIILVLLFLGTFMDMAPLVIITTPVFLPIVKAFGIDPVHFGVIMILNAGIGLITPPVGTVLFVGCAVGKISIREAMQTIWPFFGACVAVLLLVTFIPGLSLWLPSLFR; encoded by the coding sequence ATGGCCTATACGATCCTTTTCGGCAGCTTTGCCTTCATGATGGTGCTCGGCATGCCGATCGCCTTTTGCCTCGGCATCGCCTCCTTACTCACCGTCCTTTACATCGGCATCCCGCCCATTGTCGTCTTCCAGCAAATGAATTCGGGCATGAATGTGTTTGCCATGATGGCCATTCCCTTCTTCATCTTCGCCGGGGATCTCATGGTGCGCGGCGGCATTGCCCATCGCCTGATCCGTTTTGCCGCAGGCTTTGTCGGCCATATGCGCGGCGGCCTTGGACAGGTGAACATCATTTCCTCCACGCTGTTTGGCGGGATTTCCGGTTCGGCTGTTGCCGATGCCTCTGCCATTGGCGGTCTGATGGTCCCGCAAATGGCTGCCCGTGGCTATGACCGAGGCTATGCGGTCAATGTGACCATCAGCTCGGCCCTCATTGCCCTGATGATCCCGCCCTCCCACAACATGATCCTCTATTCGATCTCGGCTGGCGGGACCGTTTCGGTGGCCGATCTCTTCACCGCCGGCATCATTCCAGGCCTCTTGCTGACCATCGCCCTGATGGTGACGGCCTATGTGGTTGCCCGCAAGCGCGGCTATCCGTCCGAACCCTTTCCGGGCTTCAGGATGCTCTCTCTGTTCTTCCTTGCCTCCCTGCCCGGTCTGCTTTTGATCGCGATCATCTTCGGAGGCGTTCGATCGGGCGTGTTCACGGCAACCGAAAGCTCCTGCATCGCCGTCATCTATGCGCTCTTCGTCGCTCTCCTCGTCTATCGCGAGCTCGACTGGTCCGGTTTTGTCGAAGCCGTGCTGGGCGCGGTCAAGACGACGTCGCTTGTCCTCCTGGTGATCGGCACGGCCGCTTCCTTTGCCTGGCTCATGTCCTTCCTGCAGGTTCAAAACACCCTGATCCAGCTGGTGAAGTCGATCTCGGACAACCCGACCCTCGTGCTTCTCCTGATCATACTGGTTCTGCTTTTCCTTGGCACCTTCATGGACATGGCACCCCTGGTCATCATCACCACGCCGGTCTTCCTGCCGATCGTGAAGGCCTTTGGCATTGATCCCGTGCATTTCGGCGTGATCATGATCCTCAATGCCGGGATCGGACTGATCACACCGCCTGTTGGAACAGTTCTTTTCGTCGGCTGTGCCGTAGGCAAGATCAGCATCCGTGAAGCCATGCAGACGATCTGGCCGTTTTTCGGGGCCTGTGTCGCCGTACTGCTGCTGGTCACCTTCATCCCCGGCCTGTCGCTGTGGCTTCCCAGCCTCTTCCGGTGA
- a CDS encoding TRAP transporter small permease, with translation MSSFMEAVRPGLRLLSTVCLYLAGLGVVMMTAIIGWQVFARYVLNDTPSWSEPLSLQLMSWFILLGAAVGVRESVHLGLDIVRHAMPAPVKRIMDLVSLALVSAFGVAMSFYGAKLAMGTWTARIPVLGWPGGVDFFPLIAGGALIAIFALERFIDTLIATPKTEPELEAEVI, from the coding sequence ATGTCAAGTTTTATGGAGGCGGTCAGACCCGGCCTTCGCTTGTTGAGCACAGTCTGCCTTTATCTTGCCGGTCTTGGTGTGGTGATGATGACGGCAATCATCGGCTGGCAGGTCTTTGCCCGTTATGTTCTCAACGACACGCCGAGCTGGTCCGAACCCCTGTCACTTCAGCTCATGTCCTGGTTCATCCTGCTGGGGGCTGCCGTTGGCGTGCGGGAAAGTGTTCATCTCGGCCTCGATATTGTGCGCCATGCGATGCCGGCACCGGTCAAGCGCATCATGGACCTCGTCAGCCTCGCCCTTGTCTCGGCATTCGGGGTCGCCATGTCGTTTTATGGTGCCAAACTCGCCATGGGCACCTGGACAGCCCGCATTCCGGTCCTCGGCTGGCCGGGTGGGGTCGACTTCTTTCCCCTGATTGCAGGGGGCGCTCTCATCGCGATTTTCGCCCTTGAGCGCTTTATTGATACCCTTATCGCCACACCGAAGACAGAGCCCGAACTCGAGGCCGAGGTGATCTGA
- a CDS encoding TRAP transporter substrate-binding protein, with the protein MKTAAMLSITMGLALGAGVVNAQEITLRSADIHPDGYPTVEAVKYMGELVAERTNGRIKIEVMNNAALGQEKDTIEQTRFGVIDMNRVNSAPFNNLVPETVVFGLPFLFRDTAHMHKVVDGPIGDEVLAAFEPHGLVGLAFYDSGARSFYSTQKPIQSLADLKGMKVRVQQSDLWIAMMEAFGANPTPMPFGEVYSSLETGVVDAAENNWPSYESSRHFEVAKNYTLTEHSLTPEILAISKITWDKLSPEDQGVIRQAAKDSVGKMRELWQAREKASEEKIRASGANIITVDKAEFAAAMQPVYDRFITDPKMKDLVARVQAVE; encoded by the coding sequence ATGAAGACTGCCGCTATGCTGAGTATCACCATGGGGCTCGCCCTTGGTGCAGGCGTCGTGAACGCACAGGAAATCACGCTGCGTTCCGCCGACATCCACCCTGATGGCTATCCGACCGTCGAAGCGGTCAAATATATGGGAGAACTGGTTGCCGAGCGTACCAATGGCCGTATCAAGATCGAGGTGATGAACAATGCAGCGCTCGGTCAGGAAAAGGATACGATCGAGCAGACCCGCTTCGGCGTCATCGACATGAACCGGGTCAACAGTGCGCCCTTCAACAATCTCGTGCCGGAAACGGTCGTCTTCGGACTGCCTTTCCTGTTTCGCGATACGGCCCACATGCACAAGGTCGTTGACGGCCCGATTGGCGATGAAGTCCTTGCGGCCTTCGAACCCCATGGCCTCGTCGGTCTCGCCTTCTACGATTCCGGTGCCCGCTCCTTCTATTCGACACAAAAGCCGATCCAGAGCCTTGCTGATCTCAAGGGGATGAAGGTACGTGTCCAGCAGTCCGATCTGTGGATTGCCATGATGGAAGCCTTCGGCGCCAACCCGACCCCCATGCCCTTCGGCGAAGTCTACTCCTCGCTCGAAACCGGCGTCGTCGATGCTGCTGAAAACAACTGGCCGTCCTACGAATCGTCGCGTCATTTCGAAGTCGCGAAGAATTACACGCTGACCGAACACTCCCTGACACCGGAAATCCTCGCCATCTCGAAGATTACCTGGGACAAGCTGTCTCCTGAAGACCAGGGCGTTATCCGTCAGGCCGCCAAGGATTCCGTGGGCAAGATGCGGGAACTCTGGCAGGCCCGCGAAAAGGCCTCGGAAGAAAAGATCCGCGCATCCGGTGCAAACATCATCACCGTTGACAAGGCCGAATTCGCAGCAGCCATGCAGCCGGTCTATGACAGGTTCATCACAGATCCGAAAATGAAGGATCTCGTGGCTCGCGTACAGGCCGTCGAGTAA
- a CDS encoding amidohydrolase family protein, whose translation MSLIRTLSGRKPAITLPKGAIDTQMHAYLPAFPAVSGGPGLPAGALPTPEQYRKFMDWIGIDRLIVTQGMAHQLDNANLIACLEHFGDVAWGIAAVDQTTSEAELDRLSAARVRGARIMNLPGGAANLTKLEEVDAIAASRDWMIAIQFDGSDILDYEERLSKLKSRWVLDHHGKFFCGVTPDSPQVQATKRLIDGGRCWFKFAGAYESSKSGGPDFADVAAVARSIASHAPERIVWGSNWPHNLARTQADYPDDAALTDTVLGWLSDETARHKALVTNPEELFGLKD comes from the coding sequence ATGAGCCTGATCCGCACCCTTTCCGGCCGCAAGCCAGCGATCACCCTGCCCAAGGGCGCGATCGATACGCAGATGCATGCTTACCTCCCTGCCTTTCCGGCCGTTTCGGGCGGGCCGGGGCTTCCGGCGGGTGCTCTGCCGACGCCGGAGCAATACCGTAAGTTCATGGACTGGATCGGCATCGACCGGCTCATCGTCACGCAGGGCATGGCGCATCAGCTCGATAACGCCAATCTGATTGCCTGCCTTGAGCATTTCGGCGACGTCGCCTGGGGTATTGCCGCTGTCGATCAGACGACCAGCGAAGCGGAACTCGACCGTCTTTCTGCCGCCCGCGTTCGCGGCGCACGGATCATGAACCTGCCGGGCGGGGCTGCCAATCTGACAAAGCTCGAGGAAGTGGATGCGATTGCCGCAAGCCGTGACTGGATGATCGCCATCCAGTTTGATGGCAGCGACATCCTCGACTACGAGGAGCGGCTGTCGAAACTGAAATCGCGCTGGGTGCTGGATCATCACGGCAAGTTCTTCTGCGGAGTAACACCGGACAGTCCGCAGGTTCAGGCAACCAAACGGCTGATCGACGGCGGTCGCTGCTGGTTCAAGTTTGCCGGTGCCTATGAGAGCTCGAAGTCGGGCGGACCGGACTTTGCCGATGTTGCAGCCGTTGCCCGGTCGATTGCGAGCCACGCCCCCGAACGCATCGTCTGGGGCTCGAACTGGCCGCATAATCTGGCCCGCACACAGGCTGATTATCCCGATGATGCTGCCCTGACAGACACGGTCCTTGGCTGGCTGAGTGATGAGACTGCGCGCCACAAGGCTCTGGTGACGAACCCGGAAGAACTCTTCGGGCTGAAGGACTGA